One Hordeum vulgare subsp. vulgare chromosome 4H, MorexV3_pseudomolecules_assembly, whole genome shotgun sequence DNA window includes the following coding sequences:
- the LOC123450198 gene encoding mitogen-activated protein kinase kinase 9-like, with product MAAARERRLPQLHLTLDAPAWAFRCPAPAPVTAATPSTSAARPDGEFRQSDFERLSVLGRGNGGIVHKVSHRRTSALYALKIIHRGHPGADEEVDVVRRVDSPHIVRCHSVLPTASGDSALLLELMDGGSLDSLVRGGQGGFPEAALAEVAAQALSGLAYLRARRVVHRDIKPANLLVNRAGQVKIGDFGIAEVVSRAGKYRAAYEGTAAYMSPERFDTERLHDGEEGRVDPYAADVWGLGVTVLELLMGRYPLLPAGQMPTWAALMCAICFGELPAIADGAASPELRSFVSACLQKDHRKRASVAELVAHPFVAGRDTAASRHALREVIEQRQ from the coding sequence ATGGCGGCGGCCAGAGAAAGACGGCTGCCGCAGCTGCACCTCACGCTCGACGCCCCCGCGTGGGCCTTCCGGTGCCCGGCCCCGGCGCCGGTCACCGCGGCGACGCCGTCCACGTCGGCGGCTCGGCCGGACGGCGAGTTCCGCCAGAGCGACTTTGAGAGGCTCTCTGTCCTTGGCCGCGGGAACGGTGGAATCGTCCACAAGGTCTCGCACCGCCGCACGTCGGCGCTGTACGCGCTCAAGATCATCCACCGCGGCCATCCCGGCGCCGATGAGGAGGTGGATGTTGTGCGGCGCGTCGACTCGCCGCACATCGTCCGTTGCCACTCCGTCCTCCCGACGGCGTCCGGCGACTCTGCCTTACTCCTCGAGCTGATGGACGGCGGCTCGCTCGACTCGCTCGTgcgcggcggccagggaggcttCCCGGAGGCGGCGCTGGCGGAGGtggcggcgcaggcgctctccggCCTGGCATACCTCCGCGCACGCCGCGTCGTCCACCGCGACATCAAGCCGGCAAACCTCCTGGTCAACAGGGCCGGCCAGGTCAAAATCGGCGACTTCGGCATCGCCGAGGTCGTCTCCCGGGCCGGCAAGTACCGCGCGGCCTACGAGGGCACCGCCGCGTACATGAGCCCCGAGCGGTTCGACACGGAGCGGCTgcacgacggcgaggagggcCGCGTCGACCCCTACGCCGCCGACGTGTGGGGGCTGGGCGTGACCGTCCTGGAGCTTCTCATGGGGCGCTACCCGCTGCTCCCGGCCGGGCAGATGCCGACCTGGGCGGCGCTCATGTGCGCCATCTGCTTCGGCGAGCTGCCGGCGATTGCCGACGGCGCGGCGTCGCCGGAGCTCCGGAGCTTCGTGTCCGCCTGCCTGCAGAAGGACCACCGGAAGCGGGCCTCTGTCGCCGAGCTCGTCGCGCACCCGTTCGTCGCCGGGAGGGACACGGCAGCTTCGAGACACGCGCTCCGGGAAGTCATCGAGCAGCGCCAATAA